The segment GCGAACGTTTTTTTGAAAATTTATTGGCAATGGAGAGAAGGAATTTGACGGTAACCATTTATGATGTGGCGCGCGAAGCAGGCGTATCCATGGCCACAGTGTCGAGGGTTGTGAACAACAACCCCAATGTGAAGCCACAGACCCGGAAGAAGGTTTATGAAGCAATAGAGAGATTGGGATATCGTCCGAATGCGGTGGCAAGAGGCCTTGCCAGCAAGAAGACCACCACGGTAGGTGTGGTCATTCCGGACATCTCGAACTCGATCTTTGCCGAGATTGCCCGCGGGATTGAAGATATCGCCAATATGTATCACTATAATATTATTCTGTGTAATGCGGACAAGCGGAAAGAGAAGGAAATCCGTGTTATTAATACACTGCTGGAGAAGCAGGTGGATGGACTGCTCTTCATGGGCGGAACGGTTACAGATGAGCATATCCAGGCGTTCCAGACCTCTGCTGTTCCCATCGTGCTCTGCGCAACCAGTGACGAGAAGGGCTCGTATCCTTCGGTTGATATCGATCATGAGCAGGCGGCCTTTGATGCGGTCAGCACACTGATTCGTCATGGTCATCGCGAGGTTGCAATGATCAGCGGTACCTTGCAGGATCCGGCGAACGGCTATGCCCGCTTCCAGGGATATAAGAAGGCGCTTGAGGCAGCTGGTATCGAGTATCAGGAGGACCTGGTACGAATCGGCAATTACCGGTATGAGTCCGGTGTGGAAGCCATGAAGTATTTCCTGGGCTTGAAGAAGAAGCCAACTGCGATCTTCGCTGCTACAGACGAGATGGGCATTGGTGCGATCCACAGCATCCAGGATGAAGGGCTCAAGGTACCGGATGACTTCTCGATTATGAGCGTAGACAACATTCGAATGGCCTCCATGGTTCGTCCTCAGCTGACCACAGTGGCTCAGCCGATGTACGACCTGGGCGCGGTAGCTATGCGGCTGCTGACGAAGCTGATGAAGAAGGAGAATGTAGAGAATCCGCGCGTCATTTTGCCGCATGAGACGATTCTGCGTTTGTCCGTGAGTCACGTGAACGACTAAGACTAAGCATGAAGTGCAATCAATATAGCGAGAGAGCCCCTTTCCGGGGCTTTTTCGATTGGATAACTATAATTCGTTGTGAAGGAGCTGTAAGTAGATGAAGAGCCATACAGTCGGCCTGATTGGCGCGATGGATGAAGAGATTGAATTGCTGCTTAATGAGATGGAGTGCAGTCAGAGAGTTGTGAAGGCAGGAATTACATATGTGAAGGGTGCTTTACAGGGGAAAGAGGTCGTGGTCTGCAAATCCGGCGTCGGTAAAGTCAATGCTGCGATTACGACCCAGGTGCTGATTGACAGCTTCGGGGTCTCTCAGATCCTCTTTACAGGCGTGGCCGGAGCCCTGGACCCGGAGCTTAATATTGGCGATATCGTTATTTCTTCCTCCTGCATGCAGCATGATATGGATGTGACACCGCTAGGCTTCCAGAGAGGAGTCATCCCGTATCAGGAGGTTTCTGATTTTCCAGCAGACAAGGAGCTGGTGTCCTTGGCAGAGGCCGCGTGCCAGACGCTGGAGGATGTCAGCTACAAGATTGGCCGCGTGCTCTCGGGGGATCAGTTCATTGCAAGCCGAGAGACGGTTGAGCTGCTCTATGGCGAGCTTCAGGGCGCTTGCGCAGAGATGGAAGGCTCGGCTGTGGCCCAGGCCTGTTATATGAACGGGGTGCCGTTTGTTGTGATTCGCTCCATGTCGGATAAGGCAGATGGCTCGGCCCATGTGAATTTTGCCGAATTTA is part of the Paenibacillus algicola genome and harbors:
- the ccpA gene encoding catabolite control protein A, whose product is MTVTIYDVAREAGVSMATVSRVVNNNPNVKPQTRKKVYEAIERLGYRPNAVARGLASKKTTTVGVVIPDISNSIFAEIARGIEDIANMYHYNIILCNADKRKEKEIRVINTLLEKQVDGLLFMGGTVTDEHIQAFQTSAVPIVLCATSDEKGSYPSVDIDHEQAAFDAVSTLIRHGHREVAMISGTLQDPANGYARFQGYKKALEAAGIEYQEDLVRIGNYRYESGVEAMKYFLGLKKKPTAIFAATDEMGIGAIHSIQDEGLKVPDDFSIMSVDNIRMASMVRPQLTTVAQPMYDLGAVAMRLLTKLMKKENVENPRVILPHETILRLSVSHVND
- a CDS encoding 5'-methylthioadenosine/adenosylhomocysteine nucleosidase, with translation MKSHTVGLIGAMDEEIELLLNEMECSQRVVKAGITYVKGALQGKEVVVCKSGVGKVNAAITTQVLIDSFGVSQILFTGVAGALDPELNIGDIVISSSCMQHDMDVTPLGFQRGVIPYQEVSDFPADKELVSLAEAACQTLEDVSYKIGRVLSGDQFIASRETVELLYGELQGACAEMEGSAVAQACYMNGVPFVVIRSMSDKADGSAHVNFAEFTVASSRRSHRIVSRMLSQLGTVQ